In the Verrucomicrobiia bacterium genome, one interval contains:
- a CDS encoding oligosaccharide flippase family protein encodes MKTRITSILGRSDFVRHNAVFFFGALAVSVLNYAYYPVLGRLLSLEEYGEVQVLISLFLQLTIFLTVLSQVAINIVANYEDRTRQARVLFELEKLSLFISLALLVIGALASPFFQNVLRFESPWPFIILLVALVATVPLTFRSAYLRGNKKFATVSAGNILGAAGKIVVSALLVVIGLSTPGAIFGIVAAQLLAFAYTAYKAKQAGFIKPESHASYFSLPNSKEIVPELRYSAIVLVASLSIMVLTSVDVLLVKYFFDAETAGGYAGIATVAKVLFFLTASVAQVMLSSVKLAAPAKQNRALLVKSAVLVAGLGGIGLIAFLAFPNFFVSLLMGHRFEAYAYLLPPLATALFVLSILNLVVSYYMALRRYQISLLAAVGVVGTIIVLLQMHSSLSSIVQGLLWGSVGTLVLIALWRLSYRVLRRDHV; translated from the coding sequence GTTCTTTTTTGGCGCGCTCGCAGTTAGTGTGCTCAACTATGCGTATTACCCGGTGCTGGGGCGACTTTTGAGCCTTGAGGAATACGGTGAAGTCCAAGTACTTATTTCATTATTTTTGCAGTTAACCATTTTCTTGACCGTGCTGAGCCAGGTGGCAATAAACATCGTGGCAAATTACGAAGATCGCACCCGACAAGCCCGCGTGCTATTTGAGCTCGAGAAACTGAGCTTATTCATAAGTCTTGCTTTGCTGGTGATAGGCGCATTGGCAAGTCCATTTTTCCAAAACGTTTTACGATTTGAGTCGCCATGGCCGTTTATTATTCTTTTAGTGGCGCTGGTGGCAACTGTGCCGCTCACATTCCGTAGCGCTTATTTGCGTGGCAATAAAAAGTTTGCCACCGTTTCGGCGGGGAATATTCTTGGGGCTGCAGGGAAGATAGTCGTGTCGGCGCTATTGGTGGTGATTGGGCTAAGCACCCCCGGCGCCATTTTTGGTATTGTGGCTGCACAACTCCTGGCTTTTGCCTACACCGCCTACAAAGCGAAGCAAGCTGGTTTCATCAAGCCCGAGAGTCACGCAAGTTACTTTAGCTTGCCAAATAGTAAAGAAATCGTACCTGAACTGCGCTATAGCGCCATCGTACTGGTGGCTTCATTAAGTATTATGGTCCTGACCAGCGTCGATGTACTGCTGGTGAAGTATTTTTTTGATGCCGAAACGGCCGGTGGATACGCCGGTATTGCCACGGTTGCAAAGGTACTGTTCTTCCTGACGGCTTCGGTAGCTCAAGTGATGCTTTCTTCGGTAAAGCTAGCAGCGCCGGCCAAGCAAAACCGCGCACTGCTAGTAAAATCAGCCGTACTGGTAGCCGGCCTCGGCGGAATTGGTCTGATTGCTTTCTTGGCATTTCCTAACTTTTTTGTCAGTCTATTAATGGGGCATCGGTTTGAAGCCTACGCCTACTTATTGCCACCACTGGCGACTGCGCTGTTTGTGCTGTCTATTTTAAACCTTGTGGTTTCATATTATATGGCGCTTCGACGCTACCAAATTAGTTTACTGGCGGCGGTTGGCGTTGTTGGCACAATTATCGTACTGCTGCAAATGCATAGCAGTTTAAGCAGTATTGTGCAGGGGCTGTTGTGGGGAAGCGTCGGTACGCTGGTATTGATTGCCCTCTGGCGGCTGAGTTATAGAGTTTTAAGGAGAGACCATGTCTAA
- a CDS encoding glycosyltransferase family 2 protein has product MSKPKLISVIVPGHNEAKNIPLLYEELRQVAAGLSYEFEFIFVDDGSKDESPIIVRRLRKQDPRVRLIEFVRNFGKEAATSAGIHAAKGDAAIIMDADLQHPPSLLPEFIKHWENGGEVIVGVRTYSDGESAFKKLTSRLYYSIMQRVSHTHITPHATDFRLLDRAVVDEFNILTERNRMTRGLIDWLGFKREYVHFEAPERQHGEAAYTLKKLITLAINSFTSYSMLPLRLAGYIGAFILAVATPIGLFILIEKYLLQDPWNLNFSGPAILAFILLILVGIILVCLGLVALYIANIHSEVLNRPLYVVRRETEPVVQSETE; this is encoded by the coding sequence ATGTCTAAACCAAAGTTGATTTCAGTTATTGTTCCCGGTCACAACGAGGCAAAAAACATCCCCTTATTATATGAGGAGCTCCGGCAAGTCGCTGCTGGGCTAAGCTATGAGTTCGAATTTATTTTTGTTGATGACGGCAGCAAAGATGAATCACCCATCATTGTTCGCCGCTTGCGGAAGCAAGATCCACGGGTCCGTTTGATTGAATTCGTACGTAACTTTGGCAAAGAAGCCGCCACCTCGGCTGGTATTCATGCCGCAAAAGGCGACGCGGCGATTATTATGGATGCCGACCTGCAACACCCGCCAAGCCTGCTGCCTGAATTTATTAAGCACTGGGAAAACGGCGGTGAAGTGATCGTTGGTGTGCGGACGTATAGCGACGGCGAGAGTGCCTTTAAAAAGCTTACTTCGCGTCTGTACTACAGCATCATGCAGCGCGTCTCGCACACCCACATCACCCCGCACGCCACCGATTTTCGGTTGCTGGATAGGGCAGTAGTAGATGAATTTAACATCCTCACTGAACGCAACCGCATGACCCGCGGACTGATTGATTGGCTTGGTTTTAAGCGAGAATATGTGCACTTTGAAGCCCCCGAACGACAACATGGCGAAGCAGCCTACACCCTTAAAAAGTTGATCACACTGGCGATTAACAGCTTTACCTCGTATAGCATGCTGCCGTTACGACTAGCAGGGTACATTGGGGCGTTCATTTTGGCGGTTGCCACCCCAATTGGATTGTTTATTCTGATTGAGAAATACTTACTACAAGACCCATGGAACCTAAACTTTAGCGGCCCGGCTATTTTGGCCTTTATTCTGCTAATTTTGGTGGGCATTATTTTGGTCTGCCTGGGGTTAGTGGCGCTATACATTGCCAACATCCACAGCGAAGTACTTAACCGCCCGTTGTATGTGGTGCGCCGCGAGACCGAACCAGTAGTGCAAAGCGAGACGGAGTAG